The Gloeobacter morelensis MG652769 genome contains the following window.
CAGCAAAAAGCCCATGTTCATCCCTTCGATGATCGGCCGCAGTCCGGTCATCGCGGAGCCAACGGCCAGTCCCGTGAAGGCGTTTTCGCAGATGGGCGTGTCGAGCAGTCGCAGTTCGCCGAATTCTTTGTAGAGGTCCTTGGTGGCTTTGTAGGAGCCGCCGTAGTGACCGACGTCTTCGCCGAGGACGTAGACGTTCGGGTCGCGGCGCATCTCTTCGGCCATGGCGTCTTTGAGCGCTTCGTAAAACAGTTTGACCGGCATAAATTTATTCGTCCTCCGCGAACTGGAAGCGATAGAGTTCGTCGAGGGGTGGCTCCGGGGACTCCTCGGCAAAGAGGACCGCATCGTCGATTTCGGCTCTGATTTGCTGGTCGATAGCTTTGAGTTCCTCGGCGGTGGCCAGTTCCTGCTCGCGGATAAAGGCCGCCAGGCGCGGGATCGGATCTTGTTTGCGCCAGAATTCTTTTTCGGCCGGGTCGCGCAACTCGTCCGGGTCCGCCAGCGAATGGCCCCGAAAGCGATAGGTCGTGCATTCGATTAAAGTCGGGCCGCCGCCCGCCCGGGCGCGTTCGATCGCTTCTTTGGCTACCTCGCGCACGGCGAGTACGTCCATCCCGTCCACGCGCACCCCCGGAATACCGAAGGCGTCCGCTTTTTTGTAGATTTCGACGACCGAGGAGGCGCGGTGGTGGTACATGCCGATCGACCAGAGGTTATTTTCGACCACGTACAGCACCGGCAGATTCCAGAGGGCCGCCATGTTCAGGCACTCGAAAAACTGGCCGTTGTTGGTGGCGCCGTCGCCAAAAAAGCAGGCGCTTACCTGATCGGTGCCTTTGTAGACCGCCGTGAAGCCCGCCCCCGTGGCAATCGGGATCCCTTCGGCCACGAAGGCGAAACCGCCCAGCAGATTGTGCTCCGCCGAGAACAGGTGCAT
Protein-coding sequences here:
- the pdhA gene encoding pyruvate dehydrogenase (acetyl-transferring) E1 component subunit alpha, producing the protein MVQQQLPPTRYHIDRPEALALYRDMVLGRTFEDTCAQMYYRGKMFGFVHLYNGQEAVSTGVIKALRPDDYVTSTYRDHVHALSKGVSARSVMAELFGKATGCSKGRGGSMHLFSAEHNLLGGFAFVAEGIPIATGAGFTAVYKGTDQVSACFFGDGATNNGQFFECLNMAALWNLPVLYVVENNLWSIGMYHHRASSVVEIYKKADAFGIPGVRVDGMDVLAVREVAKEAIERARAGGGPTLIECTTYRFRGHSLADPDELRDPAEKEFWRKQDPIPRLAAFIREQELATAEELKAIDQQIRAEIDDAVLFAEESPEPPLDELYRFQFAEDE